In a single window of the Tellurirhabdus bombi genome:
- a CDS encoding 3-ketoacyl-ACP reductase — protein sequence MKRVAFVTGGSRGIGYGIAEYLAKEGFDLAINGMRSEELITDALQNLRALGAEVIYCPGDIASKEAREAMLAKIKAHFGRLHVLVNNAGVAPKERRDILEATEESFEYVLTTNLQGPYFLTQAVANWLIAQKAAAPDFVGSIITISSVSATVASVNRGEYCVAKAGLSMTTQLFAARLGEFDIPVYEVRPGIIRTDMTAGVTGKYDKLIEEGLCVQKRWGYPDDVGRAVAALARGDFPYSTGQVIMIDGGMTLPRL from the coding sequence ATGAAACGAGTCGCGTTCGTAACGGGCGGAAGCCGGGGCATTGGCTACGGCATTGCGGAATATTTGGCCAAAGAAGGCTTTGATCTGGCGATCAACGGAATGCGTTCGGAAGAGCTGATCACCGACGCCTTGCAAAACCTGCGGGCTTTGGGCGCGGAGGTGATTTACTGCCCGGGCGACATTGCGTCAAAAGAGGCGAGGGAGGCGATGCTCGCCAAAATTAAGGCGCATTTCGGGCGATTGCACGTGCTGGTCAATAACGCGGGAGTGGCTCCGAAAGAACGCCGGGATATTCTGGAAGCGACCGAAGAAAGCTTTGAATACGTCTTGACGACCAATTTGCAGGGACCTTATTTTCTGACGCAGGCGGTGGCTAACTGGCTGATTGCCCAAAAAGCGGCAGCACCGGACTTTGTGGGCTCGATTATTACGATTTCGTCGGTTTCGGCCACGGTGGCGTCCGTGAACCGGGGCGAATATTGCGTGGCGAAAGCCGGACTGAGCATGACGACCCAGTTGTTTGCGGCGCGCCTCGGTGAATTTGATATTCCGGTGTACGAAGTTCGTCCCGGCATCATCCGCACCGATATGACGGCGGGCGTAACGGGTAAATACGATAAACTGATCGAAGAAGGGCTTTGTGTCCAGAAACGCTGGGGCTATCCCGACGACGTGGGTCGGGCTGTAGCAGCGCTGGCGCGGGGCGATTTTCCCTATTCGACGGGACAGGTGATTATGATTGACGGAGGCATGACCCTGCCTCGCTTATAA
- a CDS encoding Gfo/Idh/MocA family oxidoreductase, with protein MKEQADSRRNFLKTAATGSLAVLGLPTIIPAHAFGANDRVRVAVLGVNGRGQNHIDGYSRLPNVEVVTLCDADKVVLAQRAAEFEKKHGKKVQQVQDLRQVYDDKNIDAVSIAMPNHWHALATIWACQAGKDVYVEKPGSHNLFEGRQMVEAANKYKRIVQHGVQLRSSTAIQEAVKHLRNGLIGKVYMARGIVYKWRPDIGNQGPSAVPDGLSWDLWQGPAKTRDFSKNYVHYNWHWFWDYGNGDIGNQGIHETDMCMWGLDVGLPEVISSSGGKYLWNDCKETPEVLTSTYNYPKEGKVIQFEVRPWMTNKEDGVDIGNIFYGDKGYMVVNGYNDYKTFLGKDREPGPSGKAGGDHYLNFIEAVRARDKSKLNGPVETAHLSSGIAHLGNISYRLGRTLKFDPKKEEFIGDKEANAMLSRKYRAPYTVPTQV; from the coding sequence ATGAAAGAACAAGCTGATTCCCGACGAAATTTCCTGAAAACCGCCGCCACGGGTTCGCTGGCCGTGCTGGGTTTACCGACGATCATTCCGGCCCACGCCTTTGGGGCCAACGACCGGGTGCGCGTTGCCGTGCTGGGCGTTAATGGACGTGGCCAGAATCACATCGACGGCTACTCCAGGCTGCCGAATGTGGAGGTCGTGACGCTCTGCGATGCCGATAAGGTGGTGTTGGCTCAACGTGCCGCCGAATTCGAGAAAAAACACGGTAAAAAAGTACAGCAGGTCCAGGACCTCCGCCAGGTGTACGACGATAAAAACATTGATGCGGTTAGTATCGCCATGCCCAACCACTGGCACGCTCTGGCAACCATCTGGGCCTGTCAGGCGGGGAAAGATGTGTACGTGGAGAAACCCGGGTCGCACAACCTGTTCGAGGGTCGGCAGATGGTGGAGGCGGCCAATAAATACAAACGCATCGTGCAGCACGGCGTTCAGCTGCGGAGTTCTACTGCCATTCAGGAAGCTGTTAAGCACCTGCGGAATGGGCTGATCGGCAAGGTCTACATGGCGCGCGGAATCGTTTACAAGTGGCGGCCTGATATTGGCAACCAGGGGCCGTCGGCGGTGCCCGATGGCTTGAGCTGGGACCTCTGGCAGGGACCGGCCAAGACGCGGGACTTCAGTAAAAATTACGTCCATTACAACTGGCACTGGTTCTGGGATTACGGCAACGGAGACATTGGCAATCAGGGAATTCACGAAACCGATATGTGCATGTGGGGGCTGGACGTGGGCCTGCCGGAAGTCATCTCGTCGTCGGGTGGAAAATACCTCTGGAACGACTGCAAGGAAACGCCCGAAGTCTTGACGTCAACCTATAACTACCCGAAAGAAGGAAAAGTCATTCAGTTTGAGGTGCGTCCGTGGATGACCAACAAGGAAGATGGCGTCGATATCGGCAATATTTTCTACGGCGATAAAGGGTATATGGTGGTCAATGGCTACAACGACTACAAAACCTTTTTGGGGAAAGACCGTGAGCCGGGACCGTCGGGAAAAGCGGGGGGCGATCACTACCTGAATTTCATCGAAGCGGTTCGGGCGCGGGATAAATCCAAGCTGAACGGCCCCGTCGAAACGGCGCACCTGTCGTCGGGCATCGCGCACCTGGGGAATATTTCCTACCGGCTGGGGCGTACCCTGAAATTCGACCCGAAAAAAGAAGAATTCATCGGCGACAAAGAAGCGAACGCCATGCTGAGCCGAAAATACCGCGCTCCTTACACGGTACCAACGCAGGTGTAA
- a CDS encoding MFS transporter, giving the protein MVEHPQVEQSTSQALFKLPVMVAALGYLVDMYDLFLFSVVRVPSLKALGVPADRLLSDGVLLLNMQMAGLLLGGIFWGVLGDKRGRLSVLFGSILIYSLANIGNGLVTTLEQYAVLRFIAGVGLAGELGAGITLVTEVLPKKIRGYGTTIVATMGVLGAIMAYFVADLFEWRNSYFIGGGLGLLLLVMRINVFESRIFEVVKERQVKRGDLRMLFGNKTRFLKYLQCILVGLPIWFVVGILITFSPEFGQAMGLSEPVVAGKAVMLSFAGQAVGDVASGLLSQYFQSRKKAIRGFILLSFVFVTVYLLVPLKDIDTFYLVCIFLGFANGYWALFVTIAAELFGTNLRATVATTVPNFVRGAVIPLTALFLWGKTEFGVLYSALGVGVLTVVLALIALAFLEETFRKDLNYVEID; this is encoded by the coding sequence ATGGTAGAGCATCCTCAAGTTGAGCAATCCACCAGCCAGGCGCTTTTCAAACTGCCGGTCATGGTGGCCGCCCTGGGTTATCTGGTGGATATGTATGATCTTTTTCTGTTTAGTGTCGTTCGGGTGCCGAGCCTGAAAGCTCTGGGAGTACCTGCCGACCGGCTTCTGTCCGACGGAGTACTGCTGCTTAACATGCAGATGGCCGGATTGCTGTTGGGCGGTATTTTTTGGGGTGTACTGGGCGATAAACGCGGACGTCTCTCGGTGCTTTTTGGGTCCATCCTGATTTATTCGCTGGCTAATATTGGCAACGGTTTAGTGACCACGCTGGAGCAATATGCCGTGTTGCGTTTTATTGCCGGGGTTGGTCTGGCGGGCGAGCTGGGCGCGGGCATCACGCTGGTGACTGAGGTATTACCCAAGAAAATCAGAGGGTACGGGACTACGATTGTGGCCACAATGGGGGTTCTGGGCGCCATCATGGCCTACTTTGTCGCGGACCTTTTCGAGTGGCGAAACTCCTACTTCATTGGCGGCGGGTTAGGTCTGCTTTTGCTGGTGATGCGGATCAATGTATTCGAGTCCCGTATTTTTGAAGTCGTGAAGGAGCGGCAGGTCAAGCGCGGCGACCTGCGGATGCTATTTGGCAATAAAACACGCTTCCTGAAATACCTGCAATGCATTCTGGTCGGGCTGCCGATTTGGTTTGTCGTCGGAATTCTGATCACGTTCTCACCGGAATTTGGCCAGGCGATGGGGCTTTCGGAACCCGTGGTGGCGGGCAAGGCGGTGATGCTATCGTTTGCGGGTCAGGCCGTTGGCGATGTGGCCAGTGGGTTGCTGAGTCAGTATTTTCAAAGCCGGAAAAAAGCGATTCGGGGTTTCATTCTGCTGTCGTTCGTTTTTGTGACCGTCTATCTGCTGGTACCGCTGAAAGATATCGACACGTTTTATCTGGTCTGTATCTTTCTGGGATTCGCCAACGGTTACTGGGCCTTGTTCGTGACCATTGCCGCCGAACTGTTCGGGACGAACCTGCGGGCCACGGTGGCGACTACCGTGCCGAATTTCGTCCGGGGTGCCGTCATTCCGCTGACTGCCCTGTTTTTGTGGGGAAAAACGGAGTTCGGGGTGTTATACAGCGCCCTGGGCGTCGGTGTCCTCACAGTTGTCCTGGCCTTAATTGCCCTGGCCTTTCTGGAAGAAACCTTCCGCAAAGACCTCAATTACGTCGAAATCGACTAA